ATATACTGAAATTAAATGAGATAAATAGGGAAATGTCAGCCCTTCACCAAAAGGTTGATGGACTGGAAAAAAGAGAAACATATCAATCAAGGCGAATTGCTGATCTACAaagcaaaattgaaaattataaaagtttgCTTTCATTCGATGAAGATTTTGCTACTGATGAAGTTGAATCATCTGATTTATCTACCCATTCAGAGTCCATGATTGGATCCCAGATAGCAGAGGTGCTAGGAACCTCCACCAAGGAAAATCCTCTGAGTCctataaatgacaatatctAAACATGACATTAACActctcaaaatttaattttgaaactctgttgctaaaaatttaattctgtcatttgtcaaaatttaatttgaaattctctgttcttaaacattttatccaatcaattgtaaaattactatatgtgtttataattacatataaatacacAATATAAATTACACTGTAATTAGATTTAAGGTAATTTGTGTGATTTTccccaaacaaaaaaattcttttttccaaacagagatgtttttatttaaaaggatAAGGCAGAAAGCTAATTCTTTTTTCCAAACAgagatgtttttatttaaaaggatAAGACTGGAAGCtagcttaaaaaaataaaataattattgtgtaaTGAATATTGTTTGTTATGTTGTTATGATTATATTTCAGACacttctagattttttttttatctgatggTTTATCAGATTGATTTTTAACACTCTTTGTAGCTTCACAATAACAACTTACATATGAACTCTTATTTTGTTACATTCAAGCTGAAAGATACATATAAACTATAATCAAATTTTAGACTCAATTTTTGTGCTTTATAATTAATGCAACTTGATGAATTGGTACTGacctttgttttatttactccCACTATTATAGGAATTAATAAAGCACAAAATTGATATTCCCAGATAGACCATGCCTGATAATTATACTGGtgattacatatttttaaagatccGATGAAAGTATATCAACCTCAGAGTTTGTCCTCAGTTGATATACTTTCATCGGTTCTTTAAAACATGTATCAAccaattcattattttatcataataaaccCAAAGATGTATTCCATTGATATAAAAAACTTTATAATGGCTAAATTGTAGAATTTATAGCATGATCATGTGACAGCAATTGACAAATCATGTCcctgaaaaaaaacaatactataataatagatgttatatatttatattgtaatACAGTGATCTCGAATCTACATCTGTTTTAGGGCTGTATTGCACTGCGACTGTGTTTTACTGTGTATATTTaacatacaaatatatttaattaattaatttatatggCCCATATTTTACAGAGTTGATTTTAGCATGATATaggaaaatgaagaaaacatgCCTCAAATGCGGAAAAAATCACTTTCACAAAAGCAATACTTCGACAGAAAACGGAAGAAAAAATCAGCACCAGAAAGTCCTGTTCTTCATGATGAGTCAGTTCATAAAACAACACCAAATGAAAATCCTGTTCTTCATGATGAATCATTTCATGGACTATCTGTAGATGATGTACTCAGTGGTGAAATGGATGTCCAAATGATGGATTTTATCTCTCAGGTTTTGAAAACACAGTTTAAATCTCATTTTGAATGTCTTGATGGGCTATTGCCACCTTCATATCTCTACGGTCTGGAAAAGTCTGGCAGAGAACATtctaaaatctaaataaaacttTGCAGTGCAGATACATATAATACCCGGTCATTATATGGTGTCAACCCAAGTGAATGGTAGATTGTGTGTTTATGATAGCTTATACAATATCTGTCATTTAAATGCCTTAAAACCTCAATTAAGATTACTGTATGATACAgatgtaataaataatgtaatttatACATGCCCACAGTCACAAGGCTGCAGCAATTTATGTGGATTTTTTGCAATtgcaaatgttttcaatttaCTTTGTGGCAAGAATTTGGAAAAGATAACATTAGACGTACAGCACATGAGGACTCATGTAAGAAACTGTCTTTTATCAGGAAAATTTGAATCATTTCCTATGTTGTCAAGAAATAAAGACCAACTTTATGACAACACAGATTTCAATGCACAACATGAGTTTCAGAATATTCACAAAGATCAACAAGAAATGATATCTGGaccaaattttcttaataaagtTAATAACACTATCAGGAAAAGAACTCAACGGCAAAATATTTCCAAAGACAACAAGgaacaattaaaagaaaaagataagATGCAACACtctaagaaaagaaaattaatgcCAGAATCTGAGAAAGAAAAATTGAGAGCAATAGACAGAGTAAAACATCgagtaaaaagaaaaacactgACAACGCaagacaagaggcccatgggccacatcgctcacctgaggaacaataggtatgataaaatcagctcaatggagtcataatacaaactatctggacaatgtacaataattcatgtaaatcctgtataaataaaatccattttcccctggatattcttatgtttataatcattagtcccttttctaacaggatgattttatagccatatcatatgttgagtattgcagttctaaaaaagatccgtaacaatagtttatatatgggatataaacgtacatcaaactctgaaccttctcgtgaggccagagaattgtcctggggccaaagtcttaacaattataaagaataatcTGGCTGATTtgccctatatattcctttgttaaactttgacaccccccccccccattgacgccccaccctacccctggggatcattattttcacaactttgaatctacactacctgaggatgctttcacacaagtttcagctttcctggctgattagtttctgagaagaagatttttaaagaataactctgtttattcctatgtaaaacatcgacctcccattgtggcccaaacttacccccaggggtcatgattttcacaaatttgaatcaacactacctgaggatgcttccacacaagttttagctttcctggctaattagtttctgagaagaagatttttaaagatttactgtatataatcatatgttaaacttcgatcccccattgtggccccaccctacccccggggatcatgattttcaaaactttgaatttacactacctgaggatgcatccacacaagtgtcagctttcctggctgaatagtttctgagaagaagatttttaaagatttactgtggattcctatgtaaaacgtcgatcccccattgtggccccatcctacccctgggggtcatgattttcacaaatttgaatcttcactacctaaggatgcatccacacaagtgtcagctttcctggtcgattagtttctgagaagaagatttttaaagatttactttttatattcatatgttaaacttcgaccctccattgtggccccaccctacccccaggggtcatgtttttcacatctttgaatctacactacctgaggaggatgcttccacacaagtttcagctttcctggccgattagtttctgagaagaagatttctaaagattaatctatatattcacttgttaaacttcgacccccccaattgtggccccatcctcaggtgagctaaaaaggttaagtttacaattcaataagttggtttctggaagaacagattttgaaaattttcgtaataaatattgacaatttactgttacttttttaatctttagcttttaagatctgtgtacaaacatagaattgtgagctaatctctgtatcttgcttataattcgaagcttaacactcaaatatggttagtaaatagaaattgtaaacaattaaacacaagaaacatgcactacatgtataatgaattatatatatacatgtatatacctacatatttccgtaagcgatatcaaactctatttaaactgaataaactagagaaaatgtcgagcatctcaacaaaacctattgcattaatctaccattacgcaaaagataatgccgaattaccgatagaatgaattgtatttcagtactcctacatcagattttgcttaatttgcgcaggtaaacagttaacgtaactgtttgatttaccgaagtctctgtttgatttgatacgtaaaaatcacgaaatacagacgatagtttccaggttacaaagcataaataatgaaaacgaaacgaaaatcagaacaagctaacaccaacgtcatgtgtgaaaactgtcaacgtattgaaatatttagcctcaatttacttcacaaaatcggcaccaatatatttttcatgtttcaaaatttcccttcatacgcgtagtcagatcgaccctttttcgtataatgtcatggctgctttaaacaaagaacctcgttttagaagtatggaatacgagtcttggtaaaatgggtatgcaaacccgggccgtggcaaaaaaaaggccggggcagatcggcaatcgtcaattccaaatacgcattattttgcagcaatatctacagcgaatacaaatatactagtccatcaaatatcctgaaattttaatgagattggcagattaataactgccaatcttttgttttgcccaggccaagtcttgcctacccattttatcggatgccgagcccgatgCTATTAAACTGAtcgaaacacgcctttcctttattattattttcgtaataacttagatttgaaacaaaattaccccttaatttttgcaatttttattttccttcccataaggataatttatgctaaactacgttgaatttgcctcggtagttcttgagaagaagatttttaaaaatgcacccccctttttctacagtttcaaggttttctccgctttgaatacagatcggacttttatttttgcaatttatatttgccatcccataaggatgctttgtgccaaatttggttgaaattggataagcagttttagagaagaagttcaaaatgtaaaaagtttacagacggacagacagacagacggacagacggacgacggacaaaatgtgatcagaatagctcacttgagctttcagctcaggtgagctaaaaatgttataaaacaaatctaaatgcactaataaaaaaatcaataattggttttaaaaattttttaattaaaaggtgTTCCAACATGCATAAAACCTACTTGATAATTTTCCGacattaataatacatgtattaatcagACATCAAATTCTTTTAATAGTATATAATCTTCAAATAAGTATCAAAATTTAAGTTCCAAAGGAATGTATGCTTGTGAAAATAAGagtgtattttttccatttttcataGGAATGAATACCCTCTCTACACAAGTGCAATTTTTTtggacattgaaaaaaaaaaaggagttaCATGTAATCTTGTGATTGTTTAATTTCTAGTATATAGTGTGTGGCATTTACCCCTGGGAATAAGTTCAAAGACAACATAGTATCAGTCaataaaaatcactttttgatttAACTTGGTCTATTAAAGAATACTTGAATTAATTACAAATGGagttaaatatattgtatttctaatttttagaatttaaatgaaaaatctaaGGAGAGATCACTCTGACTGCAAAGAAATACTTAATAAACGAAATTTTTTATTGTGCAGTGTAGAAAGGGTTTTTTAACAGATGGAAAAAAGGACATCACTGAAATCattcaatatgaaaaatatgaacaaaaaaatattaaaatgtagaaaatatttACTCCATGCTCATTAAAAGAAAGAACACAATATCTggctcaagaaaaacaaaatcaatactgACTAGATGCACAAAACCTGCATGTTAAATTTCactaattaatcaaattttttattaaagttcccagaaatatatctttcaattctgaaattatcattttccatTCTTGTAAATCGATCTATTTACTTCTTATGTTACAAGTGACTGTACACTTGTTCAAATATAACAGTTCAACAGTAATTGACCTATGGAAAAAGGGACATAATTCCAAAATTGAATGACATAATTgagtataaaaaattaaagcttTTTGCTTCTTTATAAAAACCAATgcacaaaaaaaatatagtcaTAAACGGAGTAAATCTACATTCGCTACACTACCTCCATCTAAAAAAGTTACACAACAATGTTTACTAGGAATTTTTAAGGTGTTGTTGGTACCTCTTACATCGTCTCTTTACATACCATGATCAATAACATACTTTGTTGATGATCACAGTACTAAATAAATCCTTCATAACAGTTTCCAGCATTCCAAAATGACATGGAAGTCAAAATactaaaaattggtttacaccAGTCACAAACAGAGTAAATCTACATTCGCTATGCTACTTCCATCTACAAAGCCTACACAACAATGTTTACCAGGAATTTTTAATGTGTTGTTATTACCTCTTACATCATCTCTTTACATACCATGATCGAtaacatattttgttgatattcaCAGAACTAAATAAATCCTTCATAACAGTTTCCAGCATTCCAAAATGACACAGAAatcaaaatactaaaaaaaagcTTGTTATTGGTTTACACCAGtcataaacagagtaaatctacATTCGCTATGTTACTTCCATCTACAAAGCCTACACAACAATGTTTACCATGAATTTTTAAGAGAAGGTGTTGTTGGTACCTCTTACATCATCTCTTTACATACCATGATCAATAACATACTTTGTTGATATTCACAGTACTAAATAAATCCTTCATAACAGTTTCCAGCATTCCAAAATGACACAGAAGTCAAAATACTCAAAAAAAAAGCTTGCTATTGGTTTACACCAGCAACATTAGTAAGATGGACAAtgttttgcacattttttgtttcatttgagtACGCTACTCTGAAAGAATTTGACAGAAGAAAATCTTCAATGTTTTCCGCATTATCAACACTGAGGTGATTAGCAATAcacattgtaaataatgttgAGGAGAAAATTGATAGCTTTACTTTCTGGTTTCCATAAGAGAAGCAGAGAGTACCATTCATGGATTTTTGTAGAGTTTGTTTGGCCATTTTCATTTTGCAGGTTGGGCATCTGATGAATTTAGAATCATCATCTGGCAGGGCAACTTTTCCCTTACACATTTCACATGAAAAGTGCATCACTAAACCTACTTGGGTTATTTTTCCTTCCTTTTCAATGACATCATTATCTTCAGGTGCCTGTAAACAATTGACCAAATCATCAATGCTTTCAATGCTTGTAGCTTTCGTAGCCGTAATAGTTTTTACATTTTGGAACAGACGGGTTGAGAGTTGATTCAATCTGTAACTTTTGCCAATTTCTAGCTTTGTCACCATCTCATCCCATAGTGTCAATTTCATTGTTGCCGTGCTATCTCCAACGATGACTTCTTGCTTTTGAATTGGAAGTTCTCTGACTATTTGTACTGATACTTCTTTTGCTGACAAAATCTTGACTTCAACAGCAACCTAATCAAGACATAATgattaataagttaaaaaataagtttactatgttttcataaataattacaaagaaattaaacatttaCTTTGATCTAGTTGTAATAAGGGAAAGAATTTAGCAGTAAagttgtacaatgtacatgtactggtcaATGTCTTGTTACGGTAGGTGGAAATACGAAGGTAGGTATTAATCTTTTAATAGCTACGTAGGTAGAAATAACCTGTCGACTGGATCTAATAAATGATATGCTTCTTATCGGCTTGAACATGGATAGTTAATATCCCATCCTTGTATGGGAGGAGGggtgataattattttaaaacaacaaaaagaaatacCTTGTTGAATTCTGGGGTGTTCTGCACTTCTTTCAGCGTTTTGAACTTTTCTCCTGCCGAGTCATGATCATCCTCTGTAGATTTCTggtatgaaaatgataattgtctGGATACTTCAACTCTACTTTTGTAGTTGACAAGAACTTCTGTTTTGGCTGAGTCTAATCGACTGGGTACTATTTGTACATCTGTAAGTTTCAGTGGCGTTCTCGCTTGACTGGCCTCGACCAAGGTAGAGTGCTTCATCACATCAAAGCAGGCAACCTTTTTAAAGGTATCTCGTTGGACTTGTACCGTAGCGTTAAAGTATTTATTGTTAGTGCGGCTTGTTTTTATCGGTGACACATGTTGTATAAAACCGCAAACGCTAGTTTTTTCCTCAAGTTTAATTTTCTTACTTGCTGACATCTTGATTGTTTGGCGGGAAAATAAACAAAGGCTGCCGATCTTGTCCGAAGTACGAGCAATCTTTTGTGCGCGTAGTTTCGTACTTCACTAGGGTTTCCGACATTGGGCGTTAATTGAtttgtattcttttttcttttcatggGAAAAAGAAATGTCGAACACTGCAAATATGAAGAATAATTAGTTATGgagaaattgaataaaaatatttccgcCTCTATTCGGATTGCCCTTTCCGCTACTATCAGCAATCTTCGGCTGATTCCgcttagtctcgttcaaccagatccGGCTGTCTCCGTAACTCGGCTGtgtccgtaaatctccgacttGTCAGAGAGGCTGgttggagatttacggagacgaACGAGACATGGTGATTATGCTGATAGTCTACTGTAGAGCTGAATTCGGAACTACGATTTACCACTATTTCATAAAACATTCTTTATATCATTCTTTGTTAAAAACGAtgagaacgaaacgaaaatcagaacaagctaacaccaacgtcatgtgtgaaaactgtcaacacattgaaatatttagcctcaatttacttcacaaaatcggcaccaatatattttgtatgtttcaaaatttcctttcatacgcgaactgttgcacaacaagcaaattcatcatagtcagatcgaccctttttcgtataatgtcatggctgctttaaacaaagaacctcgttttagaagtatggaatcattttaccggatgccgaacccgaagctattaaactgattgaaacacgcctttcctttattattattttcgtaataactcagaattgaaacagaattaccacttaatttttgcaatttatattttccttcccataaggataattcatgctaaactacgttgaattggaatcagtagttcttgagaagaagattttttaaaatgcacccccctttttctacagtttcaaggttttctccgctttgaatacagatcggacttttatttctgcaatttatattcgccctcccataaggatgctttgtgccaaatttggttgaaattggataagcggttttagagaagaagttcaaaatgtaaaaagtttacagacggacagacagacggacagacggacagacggacggacgacggacaaaaagtgatcagaatagctcacttgagctttcagctcaggtgagctaaaaaaggaaAGTTGAAAGACATTAAAAAGGTTCAACATCAGCTGAGAAGAAAAGCACTGACAACGCAAGTAAAAGAAAAGTTAAAAGACATTAATAGGGTTCAACAACAGCTGAGAAGAAAAGCACTGACAACACAAGTAAAAGAAAAGTTAAAAGACATTAATAAGGTTCAGCATCAGCTGAGAAGAAAAGCACTGACAACACAAGTAAAAGAAAAGTTAAAAGACATTAATAGAGTTCAACATCAGTGGAGAAGAAAGACGCTGACAACgcaagaaagaaaaaagttaaaacacGTGGATAAGTTTCAACATCAGCGGAAAAGAAAGATGCTGACAacacaagaaaaagaaaagctGAAACACATTGATAAGGTTCAACATCAGCAGAGAAGAAAGACGCTGACAacacaagaaaaagaaaagctGAAAGACAATAATAAGGTTCAACATCAACAGAAAAGAAAGACACTGACTacgcaagaaaaagaaaagCTGAAAGACAATAATAAGGTTCAACATCAACAGAAAAGAAAGACACTGACTACGCAGGAAAAGAAAAGTTAAAAGACAGTAATAAGGTTCAACATCAACAGAAAAGAAAGACACTGACTACGCAGgaaaaagaaaagttaaaaGACAATAATAAGGTTCAACATCAACAGAAAAGAAAGACACTCACTACGCAGgaaaaagaaaagttaaaaGACAATAATAAGGTTCAACATCAACAGAAAAGAAAGACGCTGACAacacaagaaaaagaaaagttaaaaaCAATTGATATGAGTAAACATCAAGAGCAAAGAAAAGCAATGACAACACAAGAAAGGGAAAAGTTAAAAGACATTAATAGAGTTCAGCATCagcataaaagaaaaaagttgagcaatgaaaacaaaataagacaaaaagGAATTAATAGAATTCAACAAGAGAAAAGAAGAAAGTCTCTAAGTGCTGAAGAAATTgcaaaagataaacaaaaaaacaaacagcaGCACAAAAGTAAGCGGACTGACAGAACTAATATGTTTCAATCATATGAACCAGACATGAGAACTACTCACGAAGCAGTACAGAATATTGTCACAAAATATTTGAAGACAATTCAAGATGGACCCACATATGAGTGTTGTGTGTGCACTCGATTTTTATATCGCACTTCAGTGAAACATGTATCCGACAATTTGATTAGTCAATCGTCAACAGTTTTATCTATGAATAAATGCCAGTGGATTTGTATCACATGTGCTAATAGCTTGactaagaaaaaaattccattACAAGCATCAGTAAATAACTTAAGAGTGATTGAAGTGCCGCAATCATTAAAAACATTGAGTAGTCTTGAAAAGCAGCTGGTTTCAAAAATCATTCCTTTCATGAAAATACTTTCACTTCCAAAAGGTGCACAGCATGGTTTGAAGGGACAAGTTGTTTTAGTGCCATCTAATGTGCAACAGACAGTTTCATCACTGCCACGTAATACATCAGATTCTCAAATAATTGCCTTACACCTCAAGCGAAGGTTATCTGACAAGGTCGCTTTTAGCAAACAATACATACGACCACAGTGTGTTAATGATGCACTTGCATGTCTACAACAAATAAACAAGAATTATGAAGATATTACTGTTAACAAAGCATGGGCAGCAGAAAGTGAATCCCAAGATGAAGAACTTTGGAAATCAGCATGTGTTTCACCATTCAAAGAAACTTGTCAAATAAATGAAAGGACTGTTAATGTCATTAATTCCCCTCTAGATTTTGATAAAGATGTCCATTTATTTAACAAGCCTGGTACTCAAAAGGTAGCAGAGGAAGTAATTACAGATTCAGAAGATGAAGTAGAGAAAGATGTTCCTGAAGACATAGTAGaagaattaaatttcaaaaggtCTTTAAACTCTGTGACTTGTCTTTATCCAGATGAAGGGCCTTCTGTTACAagtgaaaagattttaaatattgCTCCAGGAGAAGGACGAACT
This genomic window from Magallana gigas chromosome 5, xbMagGiga1.1, whole genome shotgun sequence contains:
- the LOC136275661 gene encoding uncharacterized protein — its product is MSASKKIKLEEKTSVCGFIQHVSPIKTSRTNNKYFNATVQVQRDTFKKVACFDVMKHSTLVEASQARTPLKLTDVQIVPSRLDSAKTEVLVNYKSRVEVSRQLSFSYQKSTEDDHDSAGEKFKTLKEVQNTPEFNKVAVEVKILSAKEVSVQIVRELPIQKQEVIVGDSTATMKLTLWDEMVTKLEIGKSYRLNQLSTRLFQNVKTITATKATSIESIDDLVNCLQAPEDNDVIEKEGKITQVGLVMHFSCEMCKGKVALPDDDSKFIRCPTCKMKMAKQTLQKSMNGTLCFSYGNQKVKLSIFSSTLFTMCIANHLSVDNAENIEDFLLSNSFRVAYSNETKNVQNIVHLTNVAGVNQ